In one Mucilaginibacter ginsenosidivorax genomic region, the following are encoded:
- a CDS encoding anthranilate synthase component II, producing MNEHINSPFRGPGGQGGNILIIDNYDSFTYNLVHLVNELGLQCEVWRNDKFALEDVDAYDKIILSPGPGIPSEAGLLLDVIKKYAPTKSIFGVCLGQQAIAEVFGGSLYNLSQPMHGIATPIKVTDADEQLFRDLPGNFKVGRYHSWVVSANDLPEVLKVTAIDEEDNSIMALSHREYDVRGVQFHPESILTEYGKEMMGNWLNG from the coding sequence ATGAACGAACATATAAACTCCCCCTTTAGGGGGCCGGGAGGCCAGGGCGGCAATATCCTGATAATAGACAATTACGATTCCTTCACCTATAACCTGGTGCATTTGGTTAATGAGCTTGGCCTGCAATGCGAGGTTTGGAGGAATGATAAATTTGCTTTGGAAGATGTGGATGCTTATGATAAGATCATCCTGTCGCCGGGGCCGGGCATACCATCTGAAGCAGGTTTGTTGCTGGATGTGATCAAAAAATATGCGCCAACCAAAAGCATATTTGGTGTTTGCCTGGGGCAGCAGGCCATTGCCGAAGTATTTGGCGGCAGCCTGTATAACCTGAGCCAGCCCATGCACGGGATTGCCACCCCCATAAAAGTGACCGATGCCGACGAGCAATTGTTTCGCGATTTACCCGGAAACTTTAAAGTGGGGCGTTACCATTCATGGGTTGTAAGCGCGAATGATTTGCCCGAAGTATTAAAAGTAACGGCTATCGACGAGGAGGATAATTCTATCATGGCCCTGTCACACCGCGAATACGATGTGCGCGGCGTCCAGTTTCACCCGGAATCGATATTGACCGAGTATGGTAAAGAAATGATGGGCAATTGGCTGAATGGCTAA